The Vicinamibacterales bacterium nucleotide sequence CACGAGGCAGACCGCGTGAGTCACGGCGGCGTTCATCAGGTGCTGGCGACGCTCGGGTACGGCGATGCGATCGGCCACGAGGTGCTCGGGATCCAGGAAGTGCTCCGCGGCGCGGGCTACGACTCCGGGATCTTCGTCGAGACCGCGGATCGCCGGCTCGAGCACCTGACGACGGACTATCGCGAGATGGTCGGCGCGATCGGGCCCGACGACCTCCTCATCCATCACTTCTCGATCGGCTCGCGCGCGTCCCGCACGGCGTACGCGCTGCCGGGACGCATGATCCTCGTCTATCACAACATCACGCCCCCGGAGTACTTCCTCGGCGTGCACAAGGATCTCGTCAAGCTCTGTTTTCGCGGCCGCCGCGAGCTGACCGCGTACGTGTCTCGCTGCGCCCTGGCTCTCGGGGATTCCGAGTACAACCGCGAGGAGCTGGAGGCGCTCGGCTTTCCGCAGACGGGCGTGCTGCCGGTCGTGCCGGGCTTCGCCCATCTCGACCTGCCGCCCAACACGATGACCGCGGAACGGTTCGACGACGGCTGGACCAACATCGTGTTCGTCGGCCGGGTGATTCCGAACAAGAAGTTCGAGGACGTGATCCGCGCGTTCCACGTCTACCGCACCCGGCACAACCCGCGCTCGCGCCTGCTGCTGGTCGGGTCCTACAGCGGGTTCGAGAAGTACCTGGCGATGCTCCACGGCCTCGTGGCGCGGCTCGCCACCCCGGACGTCCACTTCCTCGGCCACGTCGCCAACGAGGAGCTGACCGCGCTGTACGACATCGCGGATCTGTTCCTCTGCGCCAGCGAGCACGAAGGCTTCTGCGTGCCGATCATCGAGAGCTTCTACAAGCGCGTCCCGGTGCTCGCCTATGCCGCGACGGCCGTGCCGGCGACCATGGACGGCGGCGGCGTGCTCTACGAGACGAAGGATCCGTTCGAGGTGGCGCGCCTGATGGCCGCCATTCTCGATTCCATGGAGATCGAGGACGCCGTGATCGCCTCGCAGGACGCCGCCCTGGATCGCCTGCTGGCCAGGGATTTCGGCGGCACGCTGCTGCGGTTCGTCGATTCGGTGCGCGCCGCGCCGCCTCGCCCGGCGCCCGAGGTCCCCTACGACTTCTGGCCGATGTTCGACCAGGCGGAGCGCCTCGAGGAGCTGCGACAGTTCCGTCCGGCGATCTACCGGGCGCTGCCCAACCCCGATCCTCGACCCTCGATCCTCGACCCTCGACCC carries:
- a CDS encoding glycosyltransferase family 4 protein; this encodes MSHGGVHQVLATLGYGDAIGHEVLGIQEVLRGAGYDSGIFVETADRRLEHLTTDYREMVGAIGPDDLLIHHFSIGSRASRTAYALPGRMILVYHNITPPEYFLGVHKDLVKLCFRGRRELTAYVSRCALALGDSEYNREELEALGFPQTGVLPVVPGFAHLDLPPNTMTAERFDDGWTNIVFVGRVIPNKKFEDVIRAFHVYRTRHNPRSRLLLVGSYSGFEKYLAMLHGLVARLATPDVHFLGHVANEELTALYDIADLFLCASEHEGFCVPIIESFYKRVPVLAYAATAVPATMDGGGVLYETKDPFEVARLMAAILDSMEIEDAVIASQDAALDRLLARDFGGTLLRFVDSVRAAPPRPAPEVPYDFWPMFDQAERLEELRQFRPAIYRALPNPDPRPSILDPRPSTLDPR